From the Candidatus Binataceae bacterium genome, the window GAGATGCGGCATCACCTTGGCGGCGAACATCTCCATACTGCGCATGACCTGCTGATGTGGAACCTGACCGCCGGGGTTGAACCAGCAGATCACGCGGCCCATGTTGAAATCCTGTTGGAAACGTTGCAGCCGCTCAACGACGGCTTCGGGTGTGTCGAATACCGCCATCACTTCGCAGACCTGCTCGTAAGTCATACGAGCGAGACGTTCCAGCGTTTCCTTGAGGGGCGCCGCGACGTCCGACCGCGGACTGCCGGGGCGCGGAGTGCCCGACCCGTACAGTGCCGTGACCGTACTCAGGAAGTGCTTGATACTCGGCTCGACCTCGCGCCGCACCTGCGCCGCGCTCTCGCCAACGTAAAGCGGCATAAGAACCGTCACGTCCTCGGCTGCATTATCGGGATGACCCGCCGCTTTCCGTGCTTCGCGGTAGATCGGCAGAAATCGCTTGATCCGGTGAAACGGATTTACCTGCGACGCGACGAAGATGGGCAGGCCCATTCGGCCGATGACCTCGAACGTATCCTGGCTGTTCACGGCCACCCGGATTGGCGGATGGGGTTGCTGCACCGGCTTGGGCACGACTGATATCCGCTCGATATCGAAGAAGCGGCCATGGTACGACACGCGATCGCTGGTCCACGCCTGCAGGATAACCTCCAGCCCCTCGACGAAACGCTCGCGGTTCTCGGAAAGCGGAACGCCGAAGGCCCTGAAATGGCTGGGAATCGCGCCCCTGCCGATTCCGAACTCGACACGGCCGTTGCTGATCACGTCAAGGGTCGCGACCTCTTCAGCAATTCGCAGCGGATGCGACAGTGGCAGCAGTACGATCGCGATGCCGAGACGGAGGGTGCGGGTCCGCTCGGCCAGCGCTGCGAGCATCAGCAAGGGTGAGGGCATAATCGAGAGGTTGGCGTTGAAGTGCTGCTCGACCGGCCATACGGAATCAAAACCTAGGGCCTCGGCATGGACGGCCTGATCGAGTGTGTCGCGGTAGCGCTGGACTGGAGATTGACCGGCACCGCACGGCAATTGATAGTGAAGCCCGAATTTCATGCGTCTCCTGCAATCCTCAGCAATGCGCCGGCCACAGGCTAAGGGCGGTTTCGCCGAACAGCCAACGTTGGTCCTCTTGCGGGAAGAAGGCTAGCTCTTCTCGCGCCAGCTCCACTTGCTCCTTGAAGCTGCGGTCGTGCGTGGCGGGAAAATTTGATCCCCACATGATGCGCTGGGCACCGAACCGTTCGAGCAGGCGGCTGAAGAATTCCTTCGGCGTACTGTGTCCTCGCCGTGCTGCATACAGCGTCTCGGTTGAGAACTTCAAGTACAGGTTGGGGAAGCGGGCCAGCTCGAAAAGGGGCTGAAGCGAATCATATGGCGGGCCGTCGCTCAGGCGCGGCAGTGCGAGATGGTCGAGCGCGACGCGGACATCCGGGAACAGTTCAAGCACCGTCGGAAGTCGCGTTACCTGATGGAACCGCGTCATGATGCAAATCGGGATCGCGAGAGAGGCCGCGCGCGTCCATAGGGGGAGCGTCCGAGCATCGTCCAGTAGCGGCTCGGGCTCTACGATCGTAAGGAGCCGCAGGCCGCTCACGCCGCGCTCGCGCACCCAATAGGTCAACTGCTCGGATGCGTCGGCCTGGCGCTGGTCCAGAATGCAGACGGATGCGAAACTGTCCGGGTATTGGCGCGCGCAGTCCGCCGCATAGCTGTTATCGCACCCATAGGCTCCGTAACCCTGTACCAGTATCGTGCGGTCGATGCCGGCCTCGCGGTTAAGCGCGAGCAACATCTCACCCGAGGTCTCGCGCACCCATTCCTGGGGGTCAGCTCTCCGCGGATATTTTTGCTGATCGCCCGAGATGACGTGTACATGAGTATCTATGATCATGCCGTTAAATCGCCCTCCTCCATGACCATGACTCATCCTTCTCCTGATCGTACTATCGGCGAACTTAGGGCACGAACGCTATGACCGCCTCATCCACGAGGCTAACCTTGGGTATCGCCGGAAGACGCGCTTCGTAACACCTGCCTGAGCCGCTACAGCGGGGAATGGGAGTTGTCAAGCTCCGCAGTTCTGGTGCAAACCACCTCCCTTCGAAGTTTCCTGGCGTAAGTCTAAACCGTAGCGCTTGTCTCTATTGTTACCTCGCCTGCCAGATCTTTGAGCTTCGACGCATTCTTGAACAAATTGCCCGCATAGGTCTCTGGAAAAAGCTTATTCGATGCCGTTATGGTTCTTTGGAGAATGGCTTGGGTTTGTGCTGGAATGCCCGCTTTTAAGTTTTCAAAGTCGCATTTTGGCGAATCCAGCGCCGCTAGCGATTGAAACACGATATAGAGAATGAAGCGGTTGCCATGAACCGCGATGTATCGATCCTTCCCAGTGAGGCTTTTTTGGCAAGCTTTCAACGTAATATCTACTAGACGCATTACCTCTACGGACCGCCATAGCTTATATGCCGATACCGACGGGTTAAACAGCGCTGTATATGGTGGTTTCGTCACATCGTCATAGAGCCGTCCTTGCGCGGCCTTTGCGAACACCACCAACGTTGCGTCCGGTTGTCGGCAAGCTAGTGCTACAGCTGCCTCATCGAGAGTACACCCTTCGTCGGGTTGCGGTTCATAATCTCCGGTCTTATACGAGTAATCCTTACTAAACTCCAAGAACAGTTCAGTATGTAAGCGCTCCTGCTCTGGATCGAGCGCTGCAAAATCTTTCTTTTCGATTCGGTTCTGCGTGTTAGCTGCCCGCGTAAGTTGTGAATCGAAATTCGGGGGACAGCCTTCAAGCGAGATCAACCGAACTAAAACGCGTGCATGATGAAAGCCGTTCTCGCCGCTGCTCGAAGCCGCGATTATGCTACCAACCGTCTGAGCGCCATTCACGACACTCGCACCCTCGCAATCGAATACACCACTTGTCCGATTGCTACCACCTAGAGGTTGCTTAGAGATTTTACGACAAAGTACGGTAATACCATTATTGAAAAACCAAAAGTGCTGCGGCGACTGACGCATCGTACTGATAATCGCGTCATTTACTTCTGTACTACCTTTGAATCCGCGAAGATTACCAGAGTAAAGCTTCTGACCGTATTTTTTCCATTTTATTATGTCCTCAAGCAGTACTTGTCCGTAGTATGCTCGGTATGGTTCTTCGAGAGTGCCCCACTCATGGAGCATTATATTAAGGTCTATGGACTCCCCTTGGGCAGCTTCCGCTACAATTGCGTGAAGATCAGCTTGGCGCAATACTTTGTAATTAATCAGATCGCTTACGTCATTGAGTTGTTTAAGCAAGTCGTCTAGCGGGGATTGCGCCTCTGGAGCAAGCGCTGGCTCTCCGGTATAGGCGACCACGAGTACAAATTTCGCAGTCGAATCACCAAGAGCATTGTCTATGTCCTGTTGCTTCTTTTGAAGCTTGTCAAAGCGGTCCATCGAAGCGCTTAGCAGATCGCGTACGCCTTGGATGAACTTGTGAACTTCGCCGACTTGGATGCTATTAGTCCCGCTCTTGCTCCATTTACTTTGAACCAGATAACAAACGTGTTCACTATTGTCGAAATAGAAACCGTCGATACCATTATCTTTGGAGCCATCCACAACCGACGCTGCCGCAATCTTGTCATCTACGCCAGCCAATTCCGCGATCGCGAACGCGGCCAAGCTCCGAGTAAGAAAAAAATTCTCGCGCTCATCGCTCGGACAATTAGGTCCCAGATCGGAGAGATCGATCAAAGACTCGAAGCGGACGTTCAAGGCAGCTTTGATATGGCCGATATGCAAAATGCTCATGCTAACGACACCCTAGCACAGCCCTCAAGTATGTTACTGCCCTAATTTGGAGCATCCCTCCTGGCGAGTTCTCCCAACTCTGTGACGCTTTCCGATGACTTGCGAAGCGGCAAGGCTGCCGTGCTAAATGGCTAGCCTCCGCCACGCAGCTATCAAGATTATCGGCGCGGCCGGTACCGATCGGCAGTGGCACGGCTGTCCATAAGTGCGCTCCGATTTACAGGAGCGACACAGAAAATGCGACTTTCAAACGGCTTGGCAATTGGATACGGTCGGGTGCATATTCTAGGCGTGGAAAGTGCGCAACGGTTCGGCCCGCTGCGTGAGAATATGCTGATGGTCAGCTTTGGAGGAGTGTGAGTTATGGCAAGCAAAGACTTCGAGGTGCAGCAGTTACTCAAGGCTTATCGCAAGGGGCTCATTTCAGACGAGTTCTTATCACAACAGATGGACGAGCTGTGCGCAGCCAAGAACGGGCAAGGCGCTGCGACCGTTCCCTCACAGCGACCGCCAGGGATTCGCGGCGTGACGGGAGACGCACGCCTTGACGCCCCGGGCGGCATGGCGGCGTTAATGCAGAAGGGCAAGACCTATGATCGGACCGCTGAAGACCTGGGCAATATTGTCGCGCTTGAACATGTCAATGTCACAGTCCCCGAGCAGGAGAAAGCCGCATTGTTCTACATTAACGGGCTGGGACTGACGCGCGACCCCTATATGATGACAGGTCCGGCCAACATGTGGGTCAACGTGGGCCGCCAGCAATTCCATCTTCCCACCAGCAAACCCCAAGTGTTGCGCGGCCATGTAGGGGTGGTGGTCTCGGACTACGAGGCCCTGCCGCAGCGCCTGGGCCGGGTACGCGAGGCACTTGCGGGTACCCGGTTCGAATTCCATGAGCGCGACGGTCACGTTGAGGCTCTCTGTCCATGGGGCAACCGCATCCGTTGCTATGCACCGAGTAGCCGCTTCGGCTCGATGGCGGTTGGGATCCCGTATGTGGAGTTCGATGTGCCGGCAGGAACCGCGGATGGAATCGCACGTTTTTATTCACAGATTCTGGGCGCGCAGGCAGCACCGCTGGAGGATGCGCGGGGCCGTTTT encodes:
- a CDS encoding LLM class flavin-dependent oxidoreductase; the protein is MKFGLHYQLPCGAGQSPVQRYRDTLDQAVHAEALGFDSVWPVEQHFNANLSIMPSPLLMLAALAERTRTLRLGIAIVLLPLSHPLRIAEEVATLDVISNGRVEFGIGRGAIPSHFRAFGVPLSENRERFVEGLEVILQAWTSDRVSYHGRFFDIERISVVPKPVQQPHPPIRVAVNSQDTFEVIGRMGLPIFVASQVNPFHRIKRFLPIYREARKAAGHPDNAAEDVTVLMPLYVGESAAQVRREVEPSIKHFLSTVTALYGSGTPRPGSPRSDVAAPLKETLERLARMTYEQVCEVMAVFDTPEAVVERLQRFQQDFNMGRVICWFNPGGQVPHQQVMRSMEMFAAKVMPHL
- a CDS encoding amidohydrolase family protein: MSHGHGGGRFNGMIIDTHVHVISGDQQKYPRRADPQEWVRETSGEMLLALNREAGIDRTILVQGYGAYGCDNSYAADCARQYPDSFASVCILDQRQADASEQLTYWVRERGVSGLRLLTIVEPEPLLDDARTLPLWTRAASLAIPICIMTRFHQVTRLPTVLELFPDVRVALDHLALPRLSDGPPYDSLQPLFELARFPNLYLKFSTETLYAARRGHSTPKEFFSRLLERFGAQRIMWGSNFPATHDRSFKEQVELAREELAFFPQEDQRWLFGETALSLWPAHC
- a CDS encoding AIPR family protein, translated to MSILHIGHIKAALNVRFESLIDLSDLGPNCPSDERENFFLTRSLAAFAIAELAGVDDKIAAASVVDGSKDNGIDGFYFDNSEHVCYLVQSKWSKSGTNSIQVGEVHKFIQGVRDLLSASMDRFDKLQKKQQDIDNALGDSTAKFVLVVAYTGEPALAPEAQSPLDDLLKQLNDVSDLINYKVLRQADLHAIVAEAAQGESIDLNIMLHEWGTLEEPYRAYYGQVLLEDIIKWKKYGQKLYSGNLRGFKGSTEVNDAIISTMRQSPQHFWFFNNGITVLCRKISKQPLGGSNRTSGVFDCEGASVVNGAQTVGSIIAASSSGENGFHHARVLVRLISLEGCPPNFDSQLTRAANTQNRIEKKDFAALDPEQERLHTELFLEFSKDYSYKTGDYEPQPDEGCTLDEAAVALACRQPDATLVVFAKAAQGRLYDDVTKPPYTALFNPSVSAYKLWRSVEVMRLVDITLKACQKSLTGKDRYIAVHGNRFILYIVFQSLAALDSPKCDFENLKAGIPAQTQAILQRTITASNKLFPETYAGNLFKNASKLKDLAGEVTIETSATV